A segment of the Parasphingopyxis algicola genome:
GGACGATGCGATCCGGACGGGCGCCGCGGTCGCAACGGCGAGCGCGGACCATGTCGTGCTCGACGGCGGCGAGGAGATCGCGGCGCGCGCGGTGATCGATTGCCGGGGCGCGGGCGATCTCGATACGCTCGACGCGGGCTGGCAGAAATTCGTCGGGCTGGAGCTGGAGCTTGCCGAGCCACACGATCTTGCGCGCCCGATCATCATGGATGCGACGGTCGAACAGATTGACGGCTATCGCTTCGTCTATGTGCTGCCGTTCGGCCCCAAGCGCCTTTTCGTCGAGGATACCTATTATAGCGACGGGCCGGAGCTCGACGCCGCGACGGTCGAAGCGCGCGCTCTCGCCTATGCCGAGGCGCAGGGCTGGACGGTCGCAGAGATCGTCCATCGCGAAAAGGGCGTATTGCCGGTCGTCTGCAACGGGTCTTTCGGCGCCTATTGGCGCTCGACCGGCGCGGTGCCCAAGGCCGGGGTGCGCGCCGGTCTCTTCCATCCGGTGACCGGCTATTCGCTGCCCGAAGCGGTGCGCAGCGCGCTCTTCATCGCGGGCCATGCCGACCTGCCGGGCGAGGAGTTGCACGGGCGGCTGTTCGCGCGCGCGGCGCAGGGCTGGCGCGATGCGCGCTTCTACCGGATGCTGGACAGCATGCTGTTCTACGGTGCCGATACGTCGGACCGATATAAAATCCTGGAGCGCTTTTATCGGCTGAAGCCCGCCCTTATATCGCGCTTCTATGCGGGGCGCAGCCGGTTGACCGACAAGCTGCGCATCGTATCCGGAAGGCCGCCTATCCCGG
Coding sequences within it:
- the crtY gene encoding lycopene beta-cyclase CrtY, whose translation is MGHARAGSGHNLDCDIAILGGGLAGGLIALALHRARPDIRLKLIEAGAVLGGNHIWSFFEGDVGAEGMALLEPMITHRWDDYEVRFPAHRRTLAMAYHSIRSAQFDAVVRDALPDDAIRTGAAVATASADHVVLDGGEEIAARAVIDCRGAGDLDTLDAGWQKFVGLELELAEPHDLARPIIMDATVEQIDGYRFVYVLPFGPKRLFVEDTYYSDGPELDAATVEARALAYAEAQGWTVAEIVHREKGVLPVVCNGSFGAYWRSTGAVPKAGVRAGLFHPVTGYSLPEAVRSALFIAGHADLPGEELHGRLFARAAQGWRDARFYRMLDSMLFYGADTSDRYKILERFYRLKPALISRFYAGRSRLTDKLRIVSGRPPIPVSRGVKAIIKSKTRKSGNT